A single region of the Acidobacteriota bacterium genome encodes:
- a CDS encoding homoserine O-acetyltransferase has product MPNTFVPTYEGDLHLTDAQPFTLVSGEQLPSVKLRYALYGSLNDARDNAILVCHALSGSARVGDWWPQLFGEHGIFDLERDCIICVNVIGSCYGSTGPRDVNPATGELYGADFPLVAVRDWVQAQAVVLGHLGIAKLRAVIGGSIGGMQAMQWAIDLPERVERCLAVGAAPLTAMGLALNHLQRQAIVNDPHWLHGRYRDEQPPSAGLAQARAIAMCSYKSEHLFQERYGRRPNRNGEDPQRLLKDRYEIGGYLDYQGEIFTRRFDAASYVVITKAMDNFDPAQGYASELAALQRIKALTLLVGISSDWLFPATEVRALSERMLAAGVTVEYAELQSEHGHDGFLAEADALAPLLRKALEPESHDIYQLSASLLLHGHH; this is encoded by the coding sequence ATGCCGAACACGTTTGTCCCCACTTATGAAGGCGATCTGCATTTGACCGATGCGCAACCGTTCACCTTGGTTTCAGGTGAGCAGTTGCCGTCGGTCAAACTGCGTTATGCCCTTTATGGCAGTCTGAACGACGCGCGCGACAATGCGATTTTGGTGTGTCACGCCTTGTCCGGTTCGGCCCGTGTAGGGGATTGGTGGCCGCAACTTTTCGGGGAGCATGGCATCTTCGATCTCGAACGCGATTGCATCATCTGCGTCAACGTCATCGGTTCGTGTTATGGCTCGACCGGCCCGCGCGATGTCAATCCGGCGACAGGAGAATTGTACGGCGCAGACTTTCCGCTCGTCGCGGTGCGCGATTGGGTGCAGGCGCAAGCGGTGGTGCTGGGTCATCTGGGCATTGCAAAGTTGCGCGCCGTCATCGGCGGTTCGATTGGCGGCATGCAAGCCATGCAATGGGCGATTGATTTGCCTGAACGGGTGGAACGTTGTCTGGCTGTCGGGGCCGCGCCATTGACCGCAATGGGGCTGGCGCTGAATCACCTGCAACGACAGGCCATCGTCAACGATCCGCATTGGTTGCATGGACGCTACCGTGACGAACAGCCGCCCAGCGCTGGATTGGCGCAGGCACGGGCGATAGCGATGTGTTCCTATAAATCCGAACATCTCTTTCAGGAGCGCTACGGACGGCGGCCCAACCGGAATGGCGAAGACCCGCAACGTTTGCTCAAAGACCGCTACGAGATTGGCGGTTATCTGGATTATCAAGGCGAGATTTTTACGCGCCGGTTCGACGCGGCTTCCTACGTCGTCATCACCAAGGCGATGGATAATTTCGATCCGGCGCAGGGTTATGCGTCAGAACTGGCGGCGTTGCAGCGCATCAAGGCGCTCACACTGCTGGTCGGCATTTCCTCTGATTGGCTGTTTCCCGCCACTGAAGTCCGTGCCCTTAGCGAACGCATGCTGGCGGCTGGCGTCACCGTCGAATATGCCGAATTGCAATCCGAGCACGGTCACGACGGCTTCCTGGCCGAGGCCGATGCGCTGGCGCCTTTGTTGCGCAAGGCGCTGGAGCCTGAATCACATGACATCTATCAATTGTCCGCCTCGTTGCTGCTGCACGGCCATCATTGA
- a CDS encoding UDP-3-O-acyl-N-acetylglucosamine deacetylase, producing the protein MSEQTRLAKQTTIQQPFSASGIGLHSASPVNVTVRPAPAYTGYLFRRTDLNDFEIPAAPQYVAHVSYATTLMKSGVMIATVEHLLSALVGCGVDNAIIEIDSLEVPILDGSSLEWVALIERASLVELPALRAYLRVLKRIAVGENNRTMSIEPSAEFRITCEIDFPHPLIGLQTHAITFENGNYLHEIAPARTFGFADQIETLRQSGLSRGASLENAIALTKDGLMNEEPLRFADEFVRHKILDIIGDLALCGMPILGHVRASRSGHGLHTTLLSTLLRNAAAWEVTTARAD; encoded by the coding sequence ATTTCGGAGCAAACCCGTTTGGCAAAACAGACCACTATTCAGCAACCGTTCAGCGCCTCGGGCATCGGCTTGCATTCGGCCTCGCCGGTCAATGTCACGGTGCGGCCCGCGCCTGCTTATACAGGCTATCTGTTTCGCCGCACCGATCTGAATGATTTCGAGATTCCCGCCGCGCCGCAATATGTCGCCCACGTCAGTTATGCGACCACGCTGATGAAATCCGGCGTGATGATCGCGACGGTCGAGCATCTGCTTTCGGCGCTCGTCGGCTGTGGCGTAGACAATGCCATCATCGAAATTGATTCGCTGGAAGTGCCGATTCTGGATGGCAGCAGTCTGGAATGGGTGGCGTTGATCGAGCGTGCCAGCCTCGTCGAATTGCCCGCGCTGCGCGCCTATTTGCGCGTGCTCAAACGCATCGCAGTTGGCGAAAACAACCGCACGATGTCCATCGAGCCGAGCGCCGAATTCCGCATCACTTGCGAGATTGATTTTCCGCACCCGCTCATCGGCCTGCAAACGCACGCGATCACGTTCGAGAATGGCAACTATCTGCACGAGATTGCGCCAGCCCGCACCTTCGGGTTTGCCGACCAGATCGAAACGCTGCGACAAAGCGGCCTTTCGCGCGGCGCTTCGCTGGAAAACGCCATCGCGCTGACAAAGGACGGCCTTATGAATGAAGAGCCGTTACGCTTCGCCGATGAATTCGTGCGGCACAAGATTTTGGACATCATCGGTGATTTGGCGCTGTGTGGGATGCCCATCCTGGGGCATGTGCGGGCCTCGCGCTCCGGGCACGGCTTGCACACCACGCTGCTCTCGACCTTGTTGCGCAACGCGGCGGCGTGGGAAGTCACCACAGCCAGGGCTGACTAA
- a CDS encoding 30S ribosomal protein S21 produces the protein MAEIKLGDNETMESALRRFKRKVQQEDIIREVKRHAFYVPPGEKRRVKSALARKRNRKKVRRVFE, from the coding sequence ATGGCAGAGATCAAACTCGGCGATAACGAGACGATGGAAAGCGCCCTCCGGCGCTTCAAACGCAAAGTGCAGCAGGAAGACATTATCCGCGAAGTTAAGCGGCATGCCTTCTATGTTCCACCCGGCGAAAAACGCCGCGTGAAATCGGCACTCGCGCGCAAACGGAATCGCAAAAAAGTCCGCCGCGTCTTTGAATAA